In the Flavobacteriales bacterium genome, GTATCGATATCATCTGGGAAGGAGAAGGTTCAGAAGAGCGGGGTATAGATAGTGCTACCCAAAAAGTGCTGGTGGAGATCGACCCCAAATATTTCCGCCCGACAGAGGTCGAACTGCTGATCGGTGACCCAAGCAAGGCCTATGAGAAATTGGGCTGGCGTCATAAACATGGTTTTGAAGAACTGGTCAAAGAAATGGTTCAGGCCGACCTGCAACTTTTCGAAAGGGATGAATACCTGCTCAAAGGCGGTCATAAAGTGATGAACTACCATGAATAAGCAAGCACGTATCTACGTGGCTGGCCACAGAGGCATGGTAGGTTCGGCCATTGTGCGGGCCTTGGAAGACGCTGGATTCGACAATCTGCTTTTGCGGAGCTCTGGAGAATTGGACCTGACAAACCAGCAGGCCACCTTGGAGTTCTTTCAGGAGTATAGGCCTGAATACGTATTTCTGGCTGCTGCCAAAGTAGGGGGGATCCAGGCCAACAATGTATATCGGGCCGATTTTTTGTATCGCAATCTGATGATCGAGGCCAACGTCATCCATTCAGCCCACCTCACCGATGTGAGCAAGCTCCTTTTCCTAGGTAGCAGTTGTATCTACCCCAAGATGGCGCCTCAACCGCTCAATGAAGAGTATCTTCTCACTGGAGAACTGGAACCGACCAATGAGCCATATGCCATTGCCAAGATCGCGGGCATCAAGCTCGCTGAAAGCTACCGCAGGCAGCATGGACGCAACTATATCTCGGCCATGCCGACCAATCTCTACGGTCCGAACGATAATTACGATCTGGAGAACTCTCATGTGCTTCCTGCCTTGCTGCGCAAATTCCATGAGGCCAAGATGGAAGACCAAGACACGGTAGAGATATGGGGTACAGGCTCACCGAGAAGGGAATTCCTGCATGTGGATGATCTGGCCAGCGCCTGCCTCTTCATGATGGAGAACTATGATGAAGAACCTTTTCTCAATATCGGAACAGGAGAAGATATCTCGATCAAAGAACTTGCACTGATGATCAAAGAGATCGTAGGTTTTGAAGGGGATTTGACCTTCGATACCTCCCGGCCGGATGGCACACCGCGTAAATTGATGGATGTGTCCCGTATCCGTTCATTGGGCTGGGAACCCAAGATCGGACTGCAAGAAGGGATACGTCAGGTCTATGAGCAAGAAGTCAAGCATGCGGCTTTCTCGGTCTAGGATCATCCTCTTGCTCGCGGTCACTTTATGCTCAGGACCGCTACTCATAGCCCAGCACTACGGGCTTCCATTGGACCGCTACACCAGGCTCCACCTCTTGAGAAGCGATACGACCCACCATGGATCATTCCAAGGATTACCAGTCAACTGGGTCGGACTGGATACCATCAAAGGATTCGAGCAAGAAAAGCGATACAGCGTGGCCAGCAACAAGCTCTACGATGATCATTTGATCAACATCGAATCAGAGGACTTCACTGCCCATATCGATCTCTTGCTGCATCTCGAAGTAGGTACCGAGCAAGGCTTGGATAACGAGTACCAGGATACGACCCGGATGTCCCGTAACATGAGAGGCTTCATCGTGCGAGGAGATATCGGTCAAAAGGTATCATTCGAGACCTCATTCCGCGAGCATCAATCCTTTCTCCCCTATTACATGTATCTCTACACGCAGGAGACCAATGTGATGCCCGGGACCGGGCGCATCAAACCTTTTGCCACCACCGGGCGAGACCATAGTATCGCTGAGGGCTTTGTGGCCTATGCACCTGCTGATTGGGTCAACATACAATTCGGTAGTCAGAAGAATTTTATAGGATCCGGGTATCGATCCTTGCTCCTGAGCGATAATTCCTATACCTATCCGCAAGTCAAGGCTTCATTCCAATGGTTCAAGGGAAAAGTCAGGTATCATATCATTCACGCATGGTTACAGACTCTGAGTAGGCTACCTCAGGGAGATACTCCGGAGAGTCTTTTTGTAAAGAAGAATGGGAGTTTCAAGTATTTGGAGATCCGGCCCATCGAGAAGCTCAGTATCGGACTGTTCGAAGGGGTGATGTGGAATCGATTCGAACCAAGAGAAGGTCCGGTCGCACTCGATCCATTGGCCTACTCCCCATTGATAGGCACGGCAGCTGCCAGCATCGGACTCGATGATGTGAGGGACAATGTCATGATAGGTGCTGACATCAGTGCTCGCCCCATTCCACAGCTTCTTATCTATGGCCAATATGTTCTCGATAAAGAGGATCGGGACGGTTTTCAGGTAGGAGCACGCACAGTGGATCTAGGTGTTGATGGCCTGTCGCTAGGAGTGGAGTATAATTCTGTGGCTCGATTCACCTACGCCAACAATAATATCCGTCAGAATCAAGGCCATTTCGGCCAGGCCATAGCTCACCCTATGGGAGCGGGCTTCGATGAACTTCATGTGGATATCACCTATTTCTATGACCGATGGTTCCTACGGGCTGACTACTCGGGTGCAGACCAACTCATCGACCTGCCTGACGAAGTCGACCCCTGCGCAGCAGGAGGGGATATCTTCACCACATTGACCTGTGTGACCGATGATCTGGATGACTACAAGTCCCGGCTGGAACACCTGGATATCAGAGTAGGGAAGATGTTCAATCCGCGTTCGAATTTCAATGCCTACATCGGTTGGATGTTCAGAGAACGGAATGGAGCGTGGCCTGAACAGAAGCAGTCCTATTTCAAATTCGGGGTCGAGATGAGTCTGTTCAATAGCTATGAGGATTTCTAAGAAGGGACAGGCATGAGTAATTCCGTAGTTTTAACCGATTCTAGCGCAGCATTGTGGATATAGTCATCCTAGGTTTCATCACAGCATTCTTCATCGTTCTGTTGGCCACACCGAGTCTGATCAAGGTGGCCAAACTGAAGAGATTGGTAGATGAGCCTTCTGAAGCGCGCAAGCTGCATATCTCCAGTGTTCCTACCATAGGCGGGATTATCATTTTTGCGGGATTCATATTCGCTTACGCCCTGTGGTTCCCTACGGAGGACCGCAACTACTTCTACGACCCATATAACGACTTGCTCCAGGCATTCGATCAGTTCAAATACATGATCGCTTCCTTGCTCATACTCTTCTTCATTGGCGTGAAGGATGACATCATCGGCACCGCCCCCCTGTATAAGCTGGTAGGCCATATGCTCGTAGCCTTCATCCTGGTACTTATGGCCGATGTGCGTATCGAGAGCATGCACGGTCTTTTCGGTTATGAACAGATACCGGATTGGTTCTCTATCATGTTGTCGGTCTTTACCTACGTGGTCATTGTGAATGGTTTCAACCTGATCGATGGTGTAGATGGTCTCGCAGCAGGTGTAGGGATGATCGCCTGCGCATTCTTCGCGCTGTGGTTCTATATGGCGGGGGATATTCCCTTGACCCTTTTGGCCTCTTGTCTGGCCGGAGCCCTGTTTGCATTCTTGATCTTCAACTTCCATCCTGCCCGCATATTCATGGGTGATAGTGGATCTATGCTTATCGGGGCTGTGATGAGCGTGCTCGCGATCATGATGGTAGAGCATGATACGTCCAAGTTGCCTGAATCCATAATGCATATCTCCACGCCAGTATTGGCCATGTCCATCTTGAGCTATCCATTAGTAGACACTTTGCGGGTCTTCATGTTGCGCGCCTTGGCAGGTAATTCACCCTTCCTTGCAGACAAGAACCATATCCATCATAAACTACTCTCATCCGGTCTGAATCATTCGCGTACCGCCTTGGCGGTATATCTGCTGAATATCAGTCTGGTCATGATCAACCTATTGTTCATGCAGCTGAATGTGACCCTGGCATTCCTGCTGATGTTGGCTTCGGCCACCTTGCTGTACCACCTACCCTTGCTCATCCGTTCTAGGAAAAAGGTATGAACCGGGCCTTCACTTTTCTATTGATCTGTGTGATTCATGCTGGGTCGATCGCTCAGGGAACTGGGCTATTGGTCAATGACAATACCGACCGCTGGATTTGGAATCAACGTTTCGATGTCAACGATGACCAATTCCATTCAGTCTATCGTTCCTATGACCGGAATGCATCAGGCGAGGATAGCACGCACAATTCATTGCGGGATCGACTGAAACCGGTATTCCTATTAGGTGGCGAACTGGGAATCGACCCTGGACATACCCCTATGTGGACATCACAGGCATTGGTGGGCTTAGCGATCGACCAGCCTATCGGTAAGCGCATCCGTTTACAGGGCGCAGCCTACGGAGGCATCGTAGATGGCACTTCATTGCTCTACAAGGGACCTGTGAGGGAGGATGTCTATCCGGGTATCGGGAAGGTCATCGATGAGCAAGGAGGTACGGCCAGTATCTGGAACGGTTTGTTCGCTCTCAGATTCGACCCTTCTCATATCTTTTCCATAGAGCTCGGCCGAGCGAAGCACTTCTGGGGAGATGGGTACCGCTCTCTCTTTCTCTCCGATCATGCTCCGGCATATCCCTATCTCCAACTCAAGACCAAGGTCTGGCATATCGATTACACGAATCTCTTCTCCTGGCAACAAGGAATCATCGATATCGATGATGAAGGTGCCGCATTCGAAGACAAGTTCACTTCGACTCACATGCTGAGTTGGAATATCAGCCCGAGGATCAACGTGCAGATCTTCGAGACCATCATCTGGCAATCCGAGGATAGTCTTTCACAGCGTGGATTCGATGTGCAATACCTGAACCCTATCATTTTCTACCGACCGGTGGAGTTCGCATCGGGCTCGGCCGACAATGCGATCATTGGTCTGGGGATGAGCTTCAAGGTCTATCCCAGTTACCTGATATATGCGCAGTTTGCATTCGATGAATTCCTGCTGGACCAATTCCAAGCTGCGAATGGTTGGTGGGGCAATAAGTTTGGGATTCAATTAGGTGTCAAAGGGCAGGATGTGCTCGGTGTAGAAGGTCTGTACATGCAATCCGAATTCAATATGGTGCGTCCCTTCACCTATTCGCATGGAAGCCCGATCCAGAATTACGCACACTTCAACGGTTCTCTGGCACATCCCTTGGGGGCCAATTTCTATGAATTCCTCGTGCTGGCAGAAATGGAAAAAGACCCTTGGTCACTGAGGAACCTACTGACCTACGTGATCAAAGGAGACGATGTGGGGGATATCAACCTAGGAGGAGACATCTTCCGCTCCTATGTGGACCCCTTCCGTGATGTAGGGAACTTCATCGGTCAGGGGGATCGCACCGAGGCCATCCAGAACAGCATCTATCTCTCGCGTATTCTCGACCACAAGAGCGATAGACGCATCATGCTCGGTTATCACAGTCGCTGGGATATGGGGGATGTGAAGGGTACCGACCACATCTTCACCCTCTCGCTGAGGAGCAATATAGGGGACGGCTATCGGTGACTTCGGTTCCTTGAGAATGGCATCATTCGATGTACCTTTGCAGCCGCATTCTAGCCCATCGACCTGTCTCTTTTGAAACCCTTGGATATTACAGAAATCGATCGTCCTTCCCGTTTTAGGGATATCGTGGCCTTGGCCAAACCCAGGTTGGCCAGTCTGGTAGTGATCTCTTCTGTGCTGGGCTACGGTCTTGCTACAGGAAGTGCCTCTTGGGTATGGACTGAATTCTGGGCTTTGGTTCTGGGAGGCTTCTTGGTCACGGGCGGAAGCAACGGGCTCAATCAGGTCATAGAATACCGATCGGACCTGCTCATGGACCGTACCAAGGACCGACCCATCGCTGCGGGCAGGCTAAGTCAAGGTACTGGAGCCATCTTCAGCACTCTGATGGGCCTGCTGGGCCTGGGAATCATCTGGTACTTCACCAATACCAATGCATTTCTACTAGCCTTAGCCGCCTTATTGAGCTATGTACTGATCTATACACCGCTCAAAAAAGTAACCCCCTGGGCAGTATTCGTGGGGGCATTTCCGGGGGCCATACCTCCTATGCTGGGCTGGATAGCGGCAACGGGAGAATTCGGATTGGAACCAGGAGCCTTGTTCGCCATACAGTTCATCTGGCAGTTCCCTCACTTCTGGTCTATCGCATGGGTGCTTCATGATGACTACGCTAAAGCGGGCTTCAAACTCCTCCCATCGGCTGGAGGCAAGGATAGCCGGAGCGCGTTCATGGTGCTGCTCTATTCGCTCTTCCTTATTCCGGTAGGACTGCTTCCATGGGCCTTGGGAACGACCGGGATCATATCGGCCGTAGTGGGGGTGGCACTGAGCAGCTTTTTCAGCTATATGGCATTCTTATTCTACAAAGAACAGGACATCCGATCTGCAAAACAGCTGATGTTCACCACCTTCTTCTACCTCCCGGTATTGCAGATCATTTTCGTCCTCGATCGTATTTAGGTAATGACCGACATGGAAACATTGACAATGGAAAACGAACACACCGAACCTGTAATGGATGAGAAGATGATCCGTGCCAAGAAACTGCTATTGATCATCGGTATCGTAGGGATCATCATGTTCTTCGCTGGTCTGACGAGCATGCATATCGTGTCAAGGGGTGCAGCCGCCTACTGGCTCAATATCACCATGCCGACTGCATTCTGGTGGAGTACAGCACTCATCATTCTGAGCTCACTGACGATGATCGGGGCGGTAAGAGCGGTCAAACAAGGAAAAAAGTCCTTGCTCAATATACTCCTCATCAGCAGTCTGGTGCTCGGTCTCGGATTTGTGTATTCACAGGTCAAAGGTTGGGACCAGATGGCCGCTAAAGGGATGCATCTGCAAGGTGGATTCTTGGAGCATTTGAAGGGAGAATACGATACGGACTATTATATCACGACCCAGTCCGGCTTGAAGGTGGAGTATAAGAACGGTCATTACTATGACCCTACAGACCCCACCGGTCAGCGGATCATCGATGAGGAGATCGCCACCTTCCGCAATCCAGCTGCTCGGAATCTGATCACGTTGACGGGCCTACATGCCTTGCACGTAGCTGGTGGTATCTTCTGGTTGATCTATCTGGTGATACTGGGTCTGATGGGACGACTGTCGCCTGCAAATCCGCTCAATGTGACCCAAGGTGCGCTGTACTGGCATTTCGTAGATATCCTCTGGATTTACCTCCTGTTCTTTTTGTATTTTATTCACTAAACTTGCAGCCAAATCAAGCTTACCTATGGCAGGTCATACTGAGTCATTGAGCAAGGAGGAATTATGGGGAGGAGGGGGTTCTCCCTTCCGTGTTTCCTACGGTAAATTGATGATGTGGCTATTCTTGGTCTCTGATGCATTGACATTCGGAGGGCTATTGGTCGCATACGGATTCTTCCGGCATAAATATCCCGACTGGCCGGTCGGTGAAAAGGTGTTCAACGCCATGCCTTTCCTCGGGGAAGGCTATCCACTATTGTATGTGGCATTGATGACCTTCATTCTCATCATCAGTTCGGTGACCATGGTACTGGCCGTGGAGGCAGGCCATCGATTGGATAAACAAGGGGTGATCAAATGGCTCGGGCTTACTGTAGTAGGAGGGCTCTTCTTCCTCGGTTCTCAGGCTTGGGAATGGTATCACTTCATACACGGTAGTGGAGGCTATATCACCACTTCTACCGGAGAGGTATATCATTCCAATATGGATCTGCACATGACGGATGAAGGCACGATCCACTATGTAGATGGATTGGAACTCGTACAGAACAAGTACGGAGAAGGAGAGATCATTCCTGTTCCCGATTCAGAAGTACAAGGAATTTTGGCCGATGCAGTGGATTATTGGCACGGAGCCAACATGCTGCGCAATGAGTATGCAGCTACTTCGAACTCCAGTGACCAGGAGTATGTCAAAGCAGCACCGCAGTTCGGTAACGCATTCTTCTTTATCACCGGCTTCCATGGATTCCATGTATTCAGCGGTGTGGTCATCAACCTGATCATTCTCATCCAAGTGATCAAAGGAGTCTATGATAAACGAGGACACTTTGAAATGGTCGAGAAGACCGGGCTCTATTGGCACTTTGTCGATCTGGTCTGGGTATTTGTATTCACCTTTTTCTATCTCGTGTGACCTATGGAGAGAGACGATCTCATATACGATGAACAATATGCGGTAGCTGCTAAGCATGACGATGAGCATGGCAAACAGATTCGCAAGAAGATCTGGAAAGTAACCGCTCTACTGACCATCGTCACTGTTATAGAAGTGGCCATCGGTGCGACCATACCTCGCGAGAGCGGTAGCACGACATGGACCATCGTCAAGTGGCTCTTTATCGGGATGACCCTTTTGAAGGCCGCATATATCGTGCTGGTGTTCATGCATTTAGGAGATGAGCGCAAGAGCCTCAAATACACCATACTGGCGCCTTACATAGTCTTTATACTCTACTTGATCTTTATCGCCCTGACCGAGTCGGCCTATATCAATGACTTGTTCTATGCAGAATGATCAATGACCAGAAATAAGAGTAAACTCAAGCAACGTATTTTCCTCACAGTAATCTTCCTTACAGGATTTGTTTTCATTTTCCTGTTGAGTAGGATGCAACATAGCTTTAGGGATCTGCCTTATTTCTTCCCCGAGGAAGTCGTACAGAAACAAGTCGATGGTCAGATGGTCAATGACACCATCTGGAGTACCATTCCACCTTTCCAGTTCGTAGATCATCAAGGGCAGACCTTGGACAGAAGCTATATCGATGGACATATCTCTGTGGTGGATTTCTTTTTCACCACATGTACGACCATCTGCCCCAAGATGACCCGTCAGATGCGGACCCTGGTCTGGGAACTCGAAGAGGATTATTTCGATGAGGTTCGATTTTTATCCCTCACCGTGGATCCGGAGTACGATACGCCAGAGGTATTGATGGACTATCGCAAGAGCATGGAGATCACAGATAAGCGATGGTCCATGGCCACAGGGGATAAAGAAGAGATCTATGACCTAGGGGTGAATGGATTCCGGGTCACTACTCAAGAAGACGTTGACCAGCAAGGGAACTTCCTCCATTCGGAGAAGTTCATCCTAGTGGATAAAGAAGGCCATATCAGAGGATACTACGATGGGACCGACCCAGAAGAAGTACGGGAGTTGGAGGAGGACATCAAGATGTTGATAGGGCAAGAACGCAAGCAGAAGAAGCGTGAAGGAAGATAAACGCATCATATGGGCCATATGGATATTCACTGCCGTGGTCTATGGCCTGGTGATCATCCTCCATGAACTTCCCCAAGCAGAAGGGATGCCGTCTTGGATGCAGAACGCTCCCAGGTTCAACGCACTCATCAATGGCACCTGTGCCCTGCTGCTCATTGCATCTCTGATCGCTATCAAGAACAAGAAGGTCACCTTACATAGGAGACTGAATACCTCGGCCATGGTACTGAGTGTCGTCTTCTTGCTCAACTATGTGGTCTTCCACTATTTCTCTGGTGACACAAGCTATGGCGGGGAATTCAGAACGGCCTACTACATCATTCTGATCACACATATCTTACTGGCCGGCCTATCCCTTCCTTTTATCCTCTTGGCCTACTACAGGGGATATATCGGTGCCATTGCCAAGCACAAGCGTTTGGTGCGATTTACCTATCCCGTCTGGCTCTATGTGTGTATCACAGGTGTCGTTGTGTACCTTTTCTTAGCCCCATATTACGCCTTCTAGAGGCTATCTTTGTCTTTACATTGATGAAAGCTTTCGAGCACATATCGATGGGCCTGTTGATGCTCTTGGCCGCAATGGATGTCTCAGCTCAATGTGCCATGTGCCGCGCAGTTCTGGAGTCAGATGCTGCCATGGAAGGTGTACGTGTGAGCGAAGGGATCAACAATGGCATCCTATACCTGATGGGATTCCCCTATCTGTTGATGTTCGCAGTGGCCTTCTACATCGTTCGTAAAGAGATCAGGAGGTCCAAGCTGAGTATCTGACGGCTATCGTAGATCGAAGCTTGTTTTTCCGACCATGAATCCCGATTCGTAGAGCTCTACGATATACTGGCCTGTGCTCAGTTCTGAGTTCACTGTATAGAACACACAGATATCTTGGGGTTCATTGTTGTACTCTATGTCCCGTCTGGTACTGTATTTACCAGAGATCCCCTCGAATTCAAAGGTCGCATTGGGGTAGTCGTCATCTTCCAAGACCACACCTTCTGGACTGATTATCCTTACATGCAGGGTCTTCTTACCCGATTCCGTGATACGATTCTCTCCGAGGCTGACACAGGTGCGTATCATCTCTGCTCGGCTGGCCCGATTGGTCTCGGCCTGCTTTCCACTGGACTTGATGCGCAATCCAGAAGCACTCAGATCCACTGCCGTCAATGCAGATCCTTGTTTGATCAGATTCTCCTGATTCTCCACGGTGGATTCGAGTTCATTCTTCCGGGAGGTCACCTCGGTCAGATTGGTAGAGAGCGTGGTGTTTTCTTCGGTAAGAGCGGCATTGGCCTGATTGAGTGAATCTATCTTGACCAGATAGCCCTTCATGATATCTCGGAGTGTCCGCGCCTCTTTCTTCAGTTTATCGATCTCCCATCGCAGGTTCCTATCATCCTTGTTGAGCTTATTGACCCGTTCCATGAGCCGGGTGATCTCTTCTTTCTGCTCCAACATCTCCGCATTCATATCCTCATTCTCCACGGTCAGGGCATCGTATTGCTCGAGCATACTACCGAGTTCTTCTTGCAGGTCGTTACGCTCTACAGTAAGGGTGTCATTATTCTCAGTAAGGTCCGTATTCTCACCCCGCTGCATGATGAGGAGAACACCTAGGACCACCACGAGCACTGAGAGAACTCCGATGATTCCGTAGAGTGTCTTTGTGTTTTTTGCCGCTGTTTCGTCTGCTTTAGCCATGTACAGGATAGATTTGTCAGTGTTTTACGTGTCTTAACGGTGATGCTCTGTCTTTCAGTGCTTCATTACCGCTACTCGTTCAGGCTAAAACTATATATAAATTATTGAAGGCTCTTCAAGCACATATCCCCTTACTCGACCTTTTCTATCCCACCCCCTGCTCTGCCTGCTCCACACCCCTGCTCAGAGGAGAAGAATTGATATGTCTTTCATGTCGCATGGATATGCCCTATGCCCGTATCCATGATATGTCATATAACGCCATTGAAACGAGATTGATGGGACGATTCCCTTTCGAGGCTGCGACCAGTCTTCTATATTTTGTGAAGAACGGTAGGGTACAACACCTGATGCACAGACTCAAATACGAAGGACATCGAGAGGTAGGAGAATGGATGGGTGCCTCGCTGGCAGAAGAGTTGCTGAGTTCAGAACGATTTCACGCGATGGACTACCTTATTCCGGTCCCACTTCATCCTCGTAAGAAGAAGATGAGAGGATATAATCAATCCGAGGTCATCGCCCAGGGCATGGAGCAAAAAGGCTATGGGAAGCTGAAACACGCGCTTAAGCGTGTGGTGGACAATACGAGCCAAACACGAAAAGACTCCCTAGAACGTTGGGCCAATGTGCAGGATGTGTTCGAACTGGACGACTCCAGAGAATTAGAAGGGAAACGATTGCTCCTGCTGGATGATGTCATGACAACAGGTGCGACACTGGAAGCCTGTGCCAATCAATTGATCAAAGTCGATGGAGTCCGACTCTATGTAGCTACTATTGCCTGTGCAGAATTCTGAAGTCAAAATATCGGAACGCTATGCACTGCTGTTGAAGCAGGTGGCATCCTTGGTCCAAGGAGAGGAGTATGCAGTGGCCAACCTTTCCAACCTTGCGGCTGTACTACATCACGAATTCAAGTGGTTCTGGACCGGATTCTATCTGGTGAGAGGAGAAGAGCTGGTGCTCGGCCCTTTCCAAGGTCCGGTAGCCTGCACGCGTATTGCATACGGCAAAGGCGTATGTGGTAGTGCATGGGAACAGAAGAGGTCTATCTGCGTGGCGGATGTGCATGCATTTCCAGGGCATATCGCCTGCAATGCATCCTCGCGATCGGAAGTGGTGGTGCCCGTGGTCGTAAACGATAAGGTGGTCATGGTTCTCGATGTGGATTCGGAACATCTGGATCATTTCTCAGAAGAGGATCGCCTCG is a window encoding:
- a CDS encoding GAF domain-containing protein, which encodes MPVQNSEVKISERYALLLKQVASLVQGEEYAVANLSNLAAVLHHEFKWFWTGFYLVRGEELVLGPFQGPVACTRIAYGKGVCGSAWEQKRSICVADVHAFPGHIACNASSRSEVVVPVVVNDKVVMVLDVDSEHLDHFSEEDRLGLEAICQYIAQEWPTWK
- a CDS encoding undecaprenyl/decaprenyl-phosphate alpha-N-acetylglucosaminyl 1-phosphate transferase, whose translation is MDIVILGFITAFFIVLLATPSLIKVAKLKRLVDEPSEARKLHISSVPTIGGIIIFAGFIFAYALWFPTEDRNYFYDPYNDLLQAFDQFKYMIASLLILFFIGVKDDIIGTAPLYKLVGHMLVAFILVLMADVRIESMHGLFGYEQIPDWFSIMLSVFTYVVIVNGFNLIDGVDGLAAGVGMIACAFFALWFYMAGDIPLTLLASCLAGALFAFLIFNFHPARIFMGDSGSMLIGAVMSVLAIMMVEHDTSKLPESIMHISTPVLAMSILSYPLVDTLRVFMLRALAGNSPFLADKNHIHHKLLSSGLNHSRTALAVYLLNISLVMINLLFMQLNVTLAFLLMLASATLLYHLPLLIRSRKKV
- a CDS encoding DUF420 domain-containing protein, whose protein sequence is MPSWMQNAPRFNALINGTCALLLIASLIAIKNKKVTLHRRLNTSAMVLSVVFLLNYVVFHYFSGDTSYGGEFRTAYYIILITHILLAGLSLPFILLAYYRGYIGAIAKHKRLVRFTYPVWLYVCITGVVVYLFLAPYYAF
- the cyoE gene encoding protoheme IX farnesyltransferase, coding for MDITEIDRPSRFRDIVALAKPRLASLVVISSVLGYGLATGSASWVWTEFWALVLGGFLVTGGSNGLNQVIEYRSDLLMDRTKDRPIAAGRLSQGTGAIFSTLMGLLGLGIIWYFTNTNAFLLALAALLSYVLIYTPLKKVTPWAVFVGAFPGAIPPMLGWIAATGEFGLEPGALFAIQFIWQFPHFWSIAWVLHDDYAKAGFKLLPSAGGKDSRSAFMVLLYSLFLIPVGLLPWALGTTGIISAVVGVALSSFFSYMAFLFYKEQDIRSAKQLMFTTFFYLPVLQIIFVLDRI
- a CDS encoding ComF family protein gives rise to the protein MKALQAHIPLLDLFYPTPCSACSTPLLRGEELICLSCRMDMPYARIHDMSYNAIETRLMGRFPFEAATSLLYFVKNGRVQHLMHRLKYEGHREVGEWMGASLAEELLSSERFHAMDYLIPVPLHPRKKKMRGYNQSEVIAQGMEQKGYGKLKHALKRVVDNTSQTRKDSLERWANVQDVFELDDSRELEGKRLLLLDDVMTTGATLEACANQLIKVDGVRLYVATIACAEF
- a CDS encoding SCO family protein, whose protein sequence is MQHSFRDLPYFFPEEVVQKQVDGQMVNDTIWSTIPPFQFVDHQGQTLDRSYIDGHISVVDFFFTTCTTICPKMTRQMRTLVWELEEDYFDEVRFLSLTVDPEYDTPEVLMDYRKSMEITDKRWSMATGDKEEIYDLGVNGFRVTTQEDVDQQGNFLHSEKFILVDKEGHIRGYYDGTDPEEVRELEEDIKMLIGQERKQKKREGR
- a CDS encoding cytochrome oxidase subunit III, whose product is MAGHTESLSKEELWGGGGSPFRVSYGKLMMWLFLVSDALTFGGLLVAYGFFRHKYPDWPVGEKVFNAMPFLGEGYPLLYVALMTFILIISSVTMVLAVEAGHRLDKQGVIKWLGLTVVGGLFFLGSQAWEWYHFIHGSGGYITTSTGEVYHSNMDLHMTDEGTIHYVDGLELVQNKYGEGEIIPVPDSEVQGILADAVDYWHGANMLRNEYAATSNSSDQEYVKAAPQFGNAFFFITGFHGFHVFSGVVINLIILIQVIKGVYDKRGHFEMVEKTGLYWHFVDLVWVFVFTFFYLV
- a CDS encoding cytochrome C oxidase subunit IV family protein, translated to MERDDLIYDEQYAVAAKHDDEHGKQIRKKIWKVTALLTIVTVIEVAIGATIPRESGSTTWTIVKWLFIGMTLLKAAYIVLVFMHLGDERKSLKYTILAPYIVFILYLIFIALTESAYINDLFYAE
- a CDS encoding GDP-L-fucose synthase, whose amino-acid sequence is MNKQARIYVAGHRGMVGSAIVRALEDAGFDNLLLRSSGELDLTNQQATLEFFQEYRPEYVFLAAAKVGGIQANNVYRADFLYRNLMIEANVIHSAHLTDVSKLLFLGSSCIYPKMAPQPLNEEYLLTGELEPTNEPYAIAKIAGIKLAESYRRQHGRNYISAMPTNLYGPNDNYDLENSHVLPALLRKFHEAKMEDQDTVEIWGTGSPRREFLHVDDLASACLFMMENYDEEPFLNIGTGEDISIKELALMIKEIVGFEGDLTFDTSRPDGTPRKLMDVSRIRSLGWEPKIGLQEGIRQVYEQEVKHAAFSV